One Gloeothece verrucosa PCC 7822 DNA window includes the following coding sequences:
- the crcB gene encoding fluoride efflux transporter CrcB, with amino-acid sequence MDSPLVFTLMIAIGAVPGALSRYFVTEWTKSAFGTKFPYGTFVINLTGCLLMGFFFTLSKGITGYPKELDLLIRTGFLGSYTTFSTYGYDALSLWRNKNTGATLFYWAGSAVFGVIAVYLGVSIAHVFVR; translated from the coding sequence GTGGATTCTCCATTAGTATTTACTTTAATGATCGCCATTGGAGCCGTGCCGGGCGCGCTCAGTCGATATTTTGTGACCGAGTGGACAAAATCGGCTTTCGGTACTAAATTCCCTTACGGAACATTTGTGATTAATCTTACAGGCTGTTTGTTGATGGGTTTTTTCTTCACCCTTTCCAAAGGCATAACAGGTTATCCGAAGGAATTAGACTTATTGATTAGAACGGGTTTTTTAGGCTCTTACACGACCTTTTCCACCTACGGCTACGATGCCCTGTCCTTGTGGCGTAATAAAAACACTGGTGCAACACTTTTTTACTGGGCTGGTAGTGCAGTATTTGGCGTAATTGCTGTGTATTTAGGGGTCAGCATTGCTCATGTTTTTGTCCGGTAA
- a CDS encoding circadian clock KaiB family protein — protein MNKYILKLYITGNSIKSQRAIANLLRICREELDQQYTVQIIDVLEQPDLAEQEKILVTPTLIKQLPPPLQRIIGDMSNTQKVLLGLDLIAREEAKS, from the coding sequence ATGAATAAATACATTCTTAAGCTTTATATTACCGGCAACTCGATTAAATCTCAACGAGCGATCGCCAATTTACTGCGGATCTGCCGAGAAGAACTCGATCAGCAGTACACAGTGCAAATTATCGATGTTCTCGAACAACCTGATTTAGCTGAACAAGAGAAAATTCTCGTGACTCCTACCCTAATTAAACAACTGCCGCCTCCTCTCCAGAGGATCATCGGGGATATGTCTAACACCCAAAAAGTCTTGTTAGGTTTAGATTTAATTGCCAGAGAAGAAGCCAAATCTTAG
- the kaiC gene encoding circadian clock protein KaiC — protein MSQDNEQDYIQKLETGIPGFDFLSEGGLPKGRATLVAGTAGSAKTVFACQFLAEGIKRGENGVFVTFEEPPKALRKNMLGFGWDIRQWEENRQWAFVDASPQPGEKPMVTGEYDLGALIARIEFAIRKYKATRVSMDSLGAIFSHLMDSAQVRSDLFKLASALRELEVTAIMTAERTQEYGDISRYGVEEFVADNVVILRNVLADEKRRRTIEILKYRGTDHQKGEFPFTIIGRRGMVIIPLSAIELEQKSSDIRITSGSEELDRMCGGGFFRDSIILVSGATGTGKTLMVTEFMAGGVANGERCLIFAFEESREQLFRNAIGWGVDFNRMEQEGKLKVVCRYPETTGLENHLISMKEIIEEFKPNRVAVDSLSALERVSNLKGFREFIIGLTSFIKQKEIGGLFTSTTPSLLGGSSITEGHISTITDSIILLRYVEMYGEMRRGITVLKMRGSMHDKDIREFSIDNKGMHINKPFRNVTGILAGTPMYTAQAEVERLSGLFEEGS, from the coding sequence ATGAGCCAAGACAACGAACAGGATTATATTCAGAAACTCGAAACCGGTATACCAGGGTTTGACTTTCTCTCGGAAGGAGGACTCCCCAAAGGTCGAGCAACTCTAGTGGCTGGTACAGCAGGCAGTGCCAAAACGGTTTTTGCTTGTCAATTTCTCGCTGAAGGCATTAAACGGGGAGAAAATGGTGTTTTTGTGACTTTTGAAGAACCCCCTAAAGCATTGCGTAAAAATATGCTCGGGTTTGGTTGGGATATCCGCCAGTGGGAAGAAAATCGTCAATGGGCGTTTGTGGATGCTTCGCCTCAACCCGGAGAAAAACCGATGGTAACCGGGGAATATGACCTCGGTGCGTTAATTGCCCGTATAGAGTTTGCTATTCGCAAATATAAGGCCACTCGTGTCTCGATGGACTCATTAGGAGCGATATTTAGTCATCTAATGGATAGCGCCCAAGTTCGTAGCGATCTGTTTAAGTTGGCTTCGGCACTGCGAGAATTAGAAGTCACTGCAATTATGACCGCAGAAAGAACACAGGAATATGGTGATATTAGCCGCTACGGGGTTGAGGAATTTGTGGCCGATAATGTGGTAATTCTTCGCAATGTTTTAGCCGATGAAAAACGCCGCCGTACTATTGAAATCCTCAAATATCGCGGCACTGACCATCAAAAGGGAGAGTTTCCTTTTACGATTATTGGCAGGCGAGGAATGGTAATTATTCCGCTCTCGGCCATTGAACTTGAGCAAAAATCCTCGGATATTCGTATTACTTCCGGTTCTGAAGAATTAGATCGGATGTGTGGCGGTGGGTTTTTCCGTGATTCAATTATCCTGGTTTCTGGTGCAACGGGTACAGGGAAAACCCTGATGGTAACTGAGTTTATGGCGGGTGGTGTCGCCAATGGGGAACGATGTTTAATTTTTGCTTTTGAGGAAAGTCGAGAACAGTTGTTTAGAAATGCCATTGGTTGGGGAGTAGATTTTAATCGCATGGAACAAGAAGGTAAACTGAAAGTGGTGTGCCGCTATCCGGAAACTACAGGGTTAGAAAATCATCTTATTTCCATGAAAGAAATCATCGAGGAGTTTAAGCCTAACCGGGTGGCAGTAGATAGTTTATCGGCTTTAGAAAGAGTGTCGAATCTAAAAGGTTTTCGAGAATTTATTATTGGTTTGACTTCGTTTATTAAACAAAAAGAAATCGGCGGCTTGTTTACTTCTACGACTCCCTCTCTTTTGGGGGGTTCTTCGATTACAGAGGGACATATTTCCACGATTACCGATTCAATTATTCTCTTACGTTATGTAGAAATGTATGGGGAAATGCGGCGAGGAATTACGGTGTTAAAAATGCGAGGTTCCATGCACGATAAGGATATTCGAGAGTTTTCTATTGATAATAAAGGGATGCACATTAATAAACCTTTCCGCAATGTAACCGGAATTTTAGCGGGAACGCCGATGTATACTGCTCAGGCAGAAGTTGAACGTCTTAGCGGCTTGTTTGAAGAAGGAAGTTAA
- the crcB gene encoding fluoride efflux transporter CrcB, with protein sequence MLKNSVTRAALAVAIGAIPGALSRYYITEYTKSVFGKDFAYYGTFFINVTGCLIIAYLLTLAAERIRNFSPELRLMLTTGFCGAYTTFSTFGLETRTLLDKGDSTTLIYWLGSIIVGMLGVNLGVMLARLNQKSSLE encoded by the coding sequence ATGTTGAAAAATTCTGTCACTCGTGCTGCATTAGCCGTTGCTATCGGAGCAATACCTGGTGCATTAAGCCGCTACTATATTACCGAATATACCAAGTCCGTTTTCGGCAAAGATTTTGCTTACTATGGAACTTTTTTTATCAACGTAACTGGCTGTTTAATTATTGCCTATTTGTTAACCTTAGCCGCCGAGAGAATCAGAAATTTTTCCCCCGAACTGCGTTTAATGCTGACAACGGGATTTTGTGGAGCTTATACCACTTTTTCAACCTTTGGGTTAGAAACCAGGACTCTACTAGACAAAGGGGATTCAACCACGCTCATCTATTGGCTAGGTAGCATCATTGTGGGGATGCTAGGAGTCAACCTAGGAGTGATGTTAGCTAGATTAAATCAAAAATCATCCCTTGAATAA
- the thiC gene encoding phosphomethylpyrimidine synthase, with the protein MRAEWVAKRIGHSNVSQMHYARKGIITEEMQYVAQRENLPVELIRDEVARGRMIIPANINHTNLEPMCIGIASKCKVNANIGASPNSSDVEQELEKLRLSVKYGADTVMDLSTGGGNLDSIRTAIINESPVPIGTVPIYQALESVHGRMENLTPDDFLHIIEKHAQQGVDYMTIHAGILMEYLPLVRNRITGIVSRGGGIIARWMLHHHKQNPLYTHFDDIIEIFKKYDVSFSLGDSLRPGCVHDASDEAQLSELKTLGQLTRRAWEHDVQVMVEGPGHVPMDQIEFNVRKQMEECNEAPFYVLGPLVTDIAPGYDHITSAIGAAMAGWYGTAMLCYVTPKEHLGLPNAEDVRNGLIAYKIAAHAADIARHRQGARDRDDQLSTARYNFDWNKQFELSLDPDRAREYHDETLPADIYKTAEFCSMCGPKFCPMQTKMDADALTELEKFLAKEAVKS; encoded by the coding sequence ATGAGAGCAGAATGGGTTGCCAAGCGCATTGGACACAGCAATGTATCGCAGATGCACTATGCCCGAAAAGGCATAATTACCGAAGAGATGCAATATGTAGCACAACGGGAGAACCTGCCGGTCGAGTTGATCCGGGATGAAGTGGCCCGAGGACGGATGATTATCCCGGCAAACATCAATCACACAAATCTAGAACCGATGTGTATTGGCATTGCCTCTAAATGTAAAGTCAATGCGAATATAGGCGCATCTCCTAACTCTTCTGATGTGGAGCAAGAGCTAGAAAAACTGAGATTATCGGTAAAATATGGGGCTGATACCGTCATGGACTTATCTACCGGTGGCGGAAATTTGGATAGCATTCGCACGGCGATTATTAATGAGTCTCCGGTTCCCATTGGAACTGTACCCATTTACCAAGCCTTAGAAAGCGTTCATGGACGCATGGAAAATCTAACCCCTGATGACTTCCTTCATATCATTGAAAAGCACGCTCAACAGGGAGTAGATTACATGACGATTCATGCCGGCATTCTCATGGAATATTTACCTCTTGTGAGAAACCGCATTACAGGCATAGTTTCCCGAGGAGGGGGAATTATCGCCCGATGGATGCTGCATCATCATAAACAAAATCCTCTATATACCCACTTTGACGATATCATCGAAATCTTTAAAAAATACGATGTTTCTTTCAGTTTAGGGGACTCCCTGCGGCCAGGATGTGTTCATGATGCCTCTGATGAAGCACAACTGTCTGAACTGAAAACCCTAGGTCAATTAACCCGCCGCGCTTGGGAACATGATGTACAAGTGATGGTAGAAGGTCCCGGTCATGTACCGATGGACCAGATTGAATTTAACGTCAGAAAACAGATGGAAGAGTGCAACGAAGCACCGTTCTATGTGTTAGGTCCCTTGGTAACGGATATTGCCCCAGGATACGATCATATTACTTCAGCCATCGGAGCCGCCATGGCCGGATGGTATGGTACCGCAATGCTCTGCTATGTAACCCCTAAAGAACATTTAGGACTGCCTAACGCTGAAGATGTGCGTAATGGGTTAATTGCTTATAAAATAGCGGCTCATGCGGCTGATATTGCCCGTCATCGTCAGGGTGCAAGAGATAGAGATGATCAACTCTCTACTGCTCGCTATAATTTTGATTGGAATAAACAATTTGAGTTATCTTTAGATCCGGACCGGGCTAGAGAATATCATGATGAAACTTTGCCAGCAGATATTTATAAAACGGCTGAATTCTGCTCGATGTGTGGGCCTAAATTCTGTCCCATGCAGACCAAAATGGATGCTGATGCTTTAACCGAGTTAGAAAAGTTCTTGGCAAAAGAAGCAGTTAAGAGTTAA
- a CDS encoding PCP reductase family protein, which yields MTDVDFTDTPHWTPQAKAKLKQIPFFVRTQARQRIEELARAAGMDEVTVEIVEQARVEFGQ from the coding sequence ATGACAGATGTTGATTTTACCGATACTCCTCATTGGACACCCCAAGCTAAAGCCAAGCTGAAACAGATCCCTTTTTTTGTGCGTACCCAAGCACGGCAACGGATAGAAGAGTTAGCTAGAGCGGCAGGAATGGATGAGGTTACAGTGGAAATTGTGGAACAGGCTAGAGTGGAGTTTGGGCAATAG
- a CDS encoding nickel/cobalt transporter — protein MRRIKRWIKHNLLIFLGALILSNFFALPSQSHVADLSLLDVVIKPEEAQVNLSLSTHLLAWADEDQNQRLSSSEIEKNRQNLAAFFNEYLLITNGKGEPGFVTVNASKKGLFGTNLSASNSHKSITLKYRWAEPITELKIDYNLFDKTYNTHCLATILNNGELKNYTLMPKHRVLRVELNKGRGKLLSGGGLIAFAVAFSWGAIHALSPGHGKTLVGAYLVGSKAKAKHALFLGLTTTITHTLGVFALGIITLIASQYLLPIQFYPWLSLVSGLMILLIGVNLLKDRLAFPVKKGKHIHHDHDHDHHHHHDHHHHHSHTHLLPAQDESLMSWRGLMALGIAGGLVPCPAALVLLLSMIALGQTGLGLLLVFIFSLGLTGTLTAIGLLLVSAKHLFERIPTQIKMIKFVPLVSALLITFIGLGLTYQAVGQIYSLTEPIPYGEQS, from the coding sequence ATGAGAAGAATAAAACGGTGGATTAAACACAATTTGCTCATATTTTTAGGAGCATTAATCTTATCAAATTTTTTCGCTCTGCCCAGTCAGTCTCATGTAGCGGATTTATCCCTGCTAGATGTGGTAATTAAACCCGAGGAGGCTCAAGTTAATCTTAGTTTATCCACTCATTTACTGGCCTGGGCTGATGAGGATCAAAATCAGCGTTTATCTTCGTCAGAAATTGAAAAAAATCGACAAAACTTAGCCGCATTTTTTAACGAATATCTTCTGATAACTAATGGGAAAGGAGAGCCAGGATTCGTAACCGTAAATGCCAGCAAAAAAGGGCTATTTGGGACTAATTTATCAGCCAGTAATAGCCACAAAAGCATCACTTTAAAATATCGATGGGCTGAACCAATTACCGAGCTAAAAATTGATTATAATTTATTTGATAAAACTTATAATACTCATTGTCTAGCAACCATTTTAAACAATGGAGAACTGAAGAATTATACTTTAATGCCCAAGCATAGAGTGCTTAGAGTCGAGTTAAATAAGGGACGAGGAAAACTGCTGAGTGGTGGTGGATTAATTGCTTTTGCGGTGGCTTTTTCTTGGGGAGCGATTCATGCTTTATCACCGGGTCATGGGAAAACCCTTGTGGGTGCTTATTTAGTGGGATCAAAAGCCAAGGCAAAACACGCGCTGTTTTTAGGATTAACTACAACCATTACTCATACTCTTGGGGTTTTTGCGTTGGGAATCATTACTTTAATTGCTTCTCAATATTTATTACCTATTCAGTTTTATCCTTGGTTAAGTTTAGTTTCAGGTTTAATGATTTTGCTGATCGGGGTCAATTTGCTCAAGGATCGTCTGGCTTTTCCCGTTAAAAAGGGTAAACATATCCATCATGACCATGACCATGATCACCATCATCATCATGATCATCACCATCATCATTCCCATACTCACTTATTGCCTGCTCAAGATGAATCTTTGATGAGTTGGCGGGGTTTAATGGCTTTAGGAATTGCAGGGGGGTTAGTTCCTTGTCCGGCGGCTTTAGTGTTACTGTTAAGTATGATCGCATTAGGACAAACGGGTTTGGGATTATTACTGGTTTTTATTTTTAGTTTAGGGTTGACAGGAACATTAACCGCCATAGGACTCTTATTAGTCAGTGCCAAGCATTTATTTGAACGTATTCCTACTCAGATTAAAATGATTAAATTTGTTCCCCTTGTGAGTGCTTTATTAATTACTTTTATTGGTTTAGGATTAACCTATCAAGCTGTGGGACAAATATATTCTTTAACGGAACCTATTCCTTACGGTGAGCAAAGCTGA
- a CDS encoding MlaE family lipid ABC transporter permease subunit, whose amino-acid sequence MTNKTVTKSGFSSWFARLSAAILLGGQVFFHLLKYKIHRRNTLDQMAIVGPESLTISLVTAAFVGMVFTIQVSREFIYFGAGSYVGGVLSLALTRELAPVLTAVVVAGRVGSAFAAEIGTMRVTEQIDALHMLKTDPIDYLVIPRVLACSLMLPILTVLALLTGIAGGIAIADSLYNISPAVFLNSARNFLQTWDLVSCILKSAVFGSLIAVIGCSWGLTTSGGAKGVGQSTTTAVVTALLAIFVTNFFLSWLMFQGTGSAVAG is encoded by the coding sequence ATGACTAACAAAACAGTTACTAAAAGCGGGTTTTCGTCCTGGTTTGCCCGTTTGTCGGCAGCAATTCTCCTGGGCGGACAAGTTTTTTTTCATTTACTGAAATATAAGATTCACCGGCGCAACACCCTAGATCAAATGGCCATCGTCGGTCCGGAGTCTCTGACGATTTCTCTGGTAACAGCCGCTTTCGTCGGGATGGTATTTACTATCCAAGTATCGCGAGAATTTATTTACTTTGGGGCGGGAAGTTATGTGGGTGGTGTTCTATCTTTAGCCCTCACCCGAGAACTAGCACCCGTTTTAACTGCGGTTGTGGTGGCCGGGCGGGTAGGGTCAGCTTTTGCGGCTGAAATTGGCACCATGCGAGTAACCGAACAAATTGATGCTCTCCATATGCTCAAAACTGATCCTATAGACTATTTAGTGATCCCTCGCGTCTTAGCCTGTAGTTTAATGCTACCCATCTTAACCGTTCTAGCTTTGTTGACGGGGATAGCTGGCGGGATAGCCATCGCCGATTCTTTATACAATATTTCTCCGGCCGTTTTCCTCAATTCGGCTCGTAACTTTTTACAAACTTGGGATTTAGTCAGTTGTATTCTAAAATCTGCCGTTTTTGGTTCTTTAATTGCTGTGATTGGGTGTAGTTGGGGATTGACCACATCAGGAGGAGCCAAAGGGGTAGGACAATCTACCACTACAGCAGTGGTAACGGCTTTACTAGCCATTTTTGTGACTAATTTCTTTTTATCTTGGTTGATGTTCCAAGGAACCGGTAGCGCCGTAGCTGGATAA
- a CDS encoding serine/threonine-protein kinase yields MYRSYYRILGLIGQGQFGRVFCAVDRQTGEIVALKDLELKRFPTHKFLREISYLLTLKHPNIVGCTGLEYNRTGRYVVMDYCEGGTLRDLINSQEQLSLKQKLNLVEDILSGLAHAHSRQIIHCDIKPENILLKLKPSSWSAHISDFGIARLIEEINSQSGGYTGSPAYMAPERFYGKHSFASDLYAVGIILFELLVGYRPFSGYPGELMTAHLSKTVTIPNTIPPLLSSIIEKALRKLPQRRFKSTEEMLKSVRLASETLGFNSSSVQLFTSLSSVPNATSLNIIHQVSLPQRVSHLAVDKQCVYLGIEDKLCCQIYPDSSLVGKPQEWQVPLKGSLVKLFSHSQGCLTVTDSPVNEGSCISYFRKSHDAGQIFQQQQVCVSRLNQISAIAPGGHWLAFISSSQVLQFLKLPNLERVKTSINCSIDSQLVTLDSRHGMIINSAEEKKPKTQFTLLTRRGNLWRFFSLSISLHSLVSNSHLPDQIFALEVSEKILGILINLKPLKVTRIPLEIKPDFILGQPWGFLLASRQGKVILLGIRGEKLGGFQVEEEITAMAFYDQFRLLMATDYQSEKRLYFINLEEKLANKIYLNSNSNTLS; encoded by the coding sequence ATGTATCGCTCCTATTACCGAATTTTAGGACTTATTGGACAGGGACAGTTTGGTCGAGTATTTTGTGCTGTTGACCGTCAAACGGGAGAAATTGTTGCACTTAAGGATTTGGAACTTAAGCGCTTTCCTACTCATAAGTTTTTGCGAGAAATTTCCTACTTACTGACTCTAAAACATCCTAATATTGTTGGCTGTACGGGTCTAGAATATAATCGGACGGGTCGTTATGTGGTGATGGACTACTGTGAGGGAGGAACGTTACGAGATTTAATTAACTCCCAAGAGCAATTAAGTTTAAAGCAAAAGTTAAACTTAGTAGAAGATATTCTATCAGGTTTAGCTCATGCCCATAGCCGTCAAATCATTCATTGTGATATTAAACCCGAGAATATTTTACTGAAGCTAAAACCGAGTAGTTGGAGTGCCCATATTTCTGATTTTGGCATTGCTCGCTTGATAGAAGAAATTAATAGTCAAAGTGGCGGCTATACGGGTTCGCCAGCTTATATGGCCCCAGAACGATTTTATGGAAAACATTCTTTTGCTTCAGATTTATATGCTGTTGGTATTATTTTGTTTGAGCTTTTAGTGGGATACCGTCCTTTTTCTGGCTATCCTGGCGAATTGATGACAGCGCATTTGAGTAAGACAGTAACGATTCCTAATACGATTCCTCCTTTACTCAGTTCTATCATTGAAAAAGCTTTGCGTAAGTTGCCGCAACGACGGTTTAAAAGTACCGAGGAAATGTTAAAATCTGTTCGTCTCGCTTCGGAAACATTAGGCTTTAATTCGTCTTCGGTGCAATTATTTACTTCGCTGTCTTCTGTCCCTAATGCCACTTCATTAAATATTATTCATCAAGTTTCTTTACCTCAACGAGTTAGCCATTTAGCGGTGGATAAGCAGTGTGTTTATCTGGGAATAGAAGATAAACTTTGTTGTCAAATTTATCCCGATTCTAGTTTAGTGGGAAAACCTCAAGAGTGGCAGGTTCCCTTGAAGGGTTCATTAGTTAAGTTATTTTCTCATTCTCAAGGATGTTTAACTGTTACAGACTCGCCAGTTAATGAAGGTTCTTGTATTTCCTATTTTCGGAAATCTCATGATGCAGGACAAATTTTTCAGCAACAGCAAGTCTGTGTATCTAGACTGAATCAAATTAGTGCTATTGCACCTGGAGGTCATTGGTTAGCTTTTATATCTTCTTCTCAGGTTTTGCAATTTCTGAAATTGCCCAATTTAGAACGAGTTAAAACTTCTATTAATTGTTCAATTGACTCTCAATTAGTTACGCTAGATAGTCGTCATGGAATGATTATTAATTCGGCTGAAGAAAAAAAGCCGAAAACACAATTTACATTATTGACTAGACGCGGGAATTTATGGAGGTTTTTTTCTTTATCTATTAGTCTTCATTCGCTCGTCTCTAATTCACATTTGCCTGATCAGATTTTTGCTCTAGAAGTGAGTGAAAAAATCTTAGGAATTTTGATTAATTTAAAACCTTTAAAAGTCACTCGCATTCCCTTAGAAATTAAACCGGATTTTATTTTAGGACAGCCTTGGGGTTTTTTATTAGCTTCTCGTCAAGGAAAGGTTATTTTATTGGGTATTAGAGGGGAAAAGTTAGGCGGCTTTCAAGTGGAAGAGGAAATCACGGCGATGGCTTTTTATGATCAGTTTAGGCTTTTAATGGCTACTGATTACCAGTCAGAAAAAAGATTGTATTTTATTAATTTAGAGGAAAAACTCGCTAATAAGATTTATTTAAATAGTAATTCAAACACTTTATCTTGA
- a CDS encoding response regulator, with product MSSNLCKGLIIEDDPAKIDLIKRLLCDVEHNSLAQGLSFGFTFVDSLKEGLEKLTSENFNVILLDLTLPDSQGVNALVKLREVFTRIPIIVQLDNEDENLAIKVFQLGADGYLKADYLDTNLLIYQIRLAIEKQQYIAQLEAQQQEREFEVLEKLIHASNTSITARMFGSQPIRESVPDIFEEMVQSYAELLSLALEQRAYKIEHNISERLRILADKLGFLKASPRDVIDLHTTTLKQKNQDVTLAKAQAYVSEGRLMVLELMGYLASFYRKYYIGLSTLNIISKSDQQK from the coding sequence ATGTCCAGTAATCTCTGTAAAGGTTTAATTATTGAGGATGATCCAGCCAAAATAGACTTAATCAAGAGATTGCTATGTGATGTTGAACATAATTCCCTAGCACAAGGGTTATCCTTTGGCTTTACTTTCGTCGATTCTCTTAAGGAAGGACTCGAAAAACTGACAAGCGAGAATTTTAATGTGATTTTACTGGATTTAACCCTACCCGATAGCCAAGGGGTTAACGCTTTAGTTAAACTTCGAGAAGTGTTTACGAGGATTCCTATTATTGTACAACTTGACAATGAGGATGAAAACCTTGCGATCAAAGTGTTTCAGTTGGGTGCTGATGGGTACTTAAAAGCCGACTATTTAGATACCAATTTGTTAATCTATCAGATTCGTTTGGCGATTGAAAAGCAACAATATATAGCCCAATTGGAAGCTCAACAGCAGGAACGGGAATTTGAAGTGTTAGAAAAGTTGATTCATGCCAGTAACACCAGTATTACAGCAAGAATGTTCGGTTCACAACCGATTAGAGAAAGTGTGCCTGATATTTTTGAGGAAATGGTTCAATCTTACGCTGAGTTACTCTCTCTAGCTTTAGAACAACGGGCTTATAAAATCGAGCATAACATTTCTGAGCGCTTGCGAATACTGGCAGATAAGCTAGGCTTTTTGAAGGCTAGTCCTAGAGATGTCATCGATTTACACACTACCACCTTGAAACAAAAAAATCAGGATGTTACTTTGGCTAAAGCTCAAGCCTATGTCTCTGAAGGGCGCTTAATGGTGTTAGAACTGATGGGTTATCTTGCATCGTTTTACCGTAAATATTACATCGGATTGAGTACCCTCAATATCATCTCCAAGTCAGATCAGCAAAAATAA